The following coding sequences lie in one Falco naumanni isolate bFalNau1 chromosome 18, bFalNau1.pat, whole genome shotgun sequence genomic window:
- the LOC121098941 gene encoding retinol dehydrogenase 8-like has protein sequence MAPKTVLITGCSSGIGLALAVRLARDKQRRFRVIATMRNVGRSGALAAAAGPALGRTLEIKQLDVCDEDSIRACLNSIPGRHIDVLVSNAGVGMAGPLECQSLAAMQSLMDTNFFGLVRLVKEVLPDMKRRRGGHIVVISSIMGLQGIVFNDIYAASKFAVEGFCESLVVQALRFNVAISLVEPGPVTTEFEMKLYEEAKRADYSRTDPETADIFTNLYLRNSRDVFASLGQTPEDIAEHTLRVIEAARPPFRHQTNVAYTPMAALKHADPSGALMTDAFYKLVFKYDAVLRLSLRAIRLLRWKAQKVKEGVRLLGFR, from the exons ATGGCTCCGAAGACGGTGCTGATCACCGGCTGTTCCTCCGGCATCGGGCTGGCGCTGGCGGTGAGGCTGGCACGGGACAAGCAGCGCCGCTTCCGAG TTATCGCCACCATGAGGAACGTGGGCAGGAGCGGggcgctggcggcggcggcggggccggcgctggGTCGGACGCTGGAGATCAAGCAGCTGGATGTCTGCGACGAGGACTCCATCCGCGCCTGCCTCAACAGCATCCCTGGGCGCCACATCGACGTCCTGG TCAGCAACGCCGGGGTGGGCATGGCTGGCCCCCTGGAGTGCCAGAGCCTGGCAGCCATGCAGAGCCTCATGGACACCAACTTCTTCGGCCTCGTCCGCCTGGTCAAGGAGGTCCTGCCCGACATGAAGCGCCGCCGTGGAGGGCACATCGTGGTCATCAGCAGCATCATGGGCCTGCAGG GCATCGTCTTCAACGACATCTACGCAGCCTCCAAGTTTGCGGTGGAGGGTTTCTGCGAGAGCCTGGTGGTGCAGGCGCTGCGCTTCAATGTGGC GATCAGCCTGGTGGAGCCAGGGCCGGTGACGACGGAGTTCGAGATGAAGTTGTACGAGGAAGCCAAACGCGCCGACTACTCGCGGACCGACCCTGAGACGGCCGACATCTTCACCAACCTCTACCTGAGGAACTCCAGGGACGTCTTCGCCAGCCTGGGCCAGACCCCTGAGGACATTGCAGAG CACACACTGCGGGTGATCGAGGCGGCTCGGCCACCCTTCCGGCATCAGACCAATGTGGCGTACACGCCGATGGCCGCGCTGAAGCACGCCGACCCCAGCGGCGCCCTCATGACCGATGCTTTCTACAAGCTGGTGTTCAAGTACGACGCGGTGCTGCGGCTCAGCCTCCGCGCCATCCGCCTGCTCCGCTGGAAAGCCCAGAAGGTGAAGGAGGGTGTCCGGCTGCTGGGCTTCAGATAG
- the GRB7 gene encoding growth factor receptor-bound protein 7, protein MPWTGGAQRSGLQDPPGPGSAEQEGVPGEWDGGEGPPEVKRSQPVFIHSSSRQLEEEPRASSLPSIPNPFPELCSPSNSPILSSPALGQGPPREGTSHVVKVFGEDGACRSLEVSAGTTARQLCETLVRRTRALQDHSWALVELHQHLALERCLEDHESVVEVQSSWPPGADSRFVFRKNFAKYELFKSNASFFPEVMVSSCLEANKSMAHSELIQNFLNSGSCPEVQGFLQLREAGRKVWKRFYFSLRRSGLYYSTKGTSKDPRHLQYFADLTESNIYYVTQGKKHYGTPTEFGFCIKPSKVRSGVKGLKLLCSEDEQSRSCWMAAFRLFKYGMQLYRNYQQAQARLSQPPWIGPTPLRSVSDNALVAMDFSGCTGRVIENPSEVLTVALEEAQAWRKKTTHRYSLPAACQSSPLSAAIHRTQPWFHGRISREDTQQLIGRQGLVDGVFLVRESQRNPKGFVLSLCHLQRVKHYLILPSEEEGRLYFTMDDGQTRFADLIQLVEFHQINRGILPCKLRHYCTCVAL, encoded by the exons ATGCCATGGACGGGGGGGGCTCAGCGGAGCGGCCTCCAGGACCCCCCCGGGCCAGGCAGCGCAGAGCAGGAGGGGGTCCCTGGCGAGTGGGATGGGGGCGAGGGGCCACCAGAGGTCAAACGCTCCCAGCCCGTCTTCATCCACAGCAgcag ccggcagctggaggaggagccGCGCGCCTCGTCGCTGCCCAGCATCCCCAACCCCTTCCCCgagctctgcagcccctccaACTCGCCCATCctcagcagcccagccctggggcagggacccccccgaGAAGGCACCTCCCAC GTGGTGAAGGTGTTCGGCGAGGACGGCGCGTGCCGCTCGCTGGAGGTGTCGGCGGGGACGACGGCGCGGCAGCTCTGCGAGACGCTGGTGCGGAGGACGCGGGCGCTGCAGGACCACAGCTGGGCCCTGGTTGAGCTGCACCAGCACCTGGCTTTGG AGCGGTGCCTGGAGGACCACGAGTCGGTGGTGGAGGTGCAGAGCTCCTGGCCCCCGGGTGCCGACAGCCGCTTTGTTTTCCGCAAGAACTTCGCCAAGTACGAGCTCTTCAAGAGCAACGCG TCCTTCTTCCCCGAGGTGATGGTGTCCAGCTGCCTGGAGGCAAATAAGAGCATGGCGCACTCTGAGCTCATCCAG AACTTCCTCAACTCCGGGAGCTGCCCCGAGGTCCAGGGCTTCCTGCAGCTGCGGGAGGCTGGGCGCAAGGTCTGGAAGCGTTTCTACTTCTCCCTGCGCCGCTCGGGGCTTTACTACTCCACCAAAGGCACCTCCAAG GACCCCCGGCATCTCCAGTACTTCGCCGACCTCACAGAGTCCAACATCTACTACGTGACGCAGGGCAAGAAGCACTACGGGACGCCCACTGAGTTTGGCTTCTGCATCAAG CCCTCCAAGGTGCGGAGCGGCGTGAAGGGCctgaagctgctctgcagcGAGGATGAGCAGAGCCGGAGCTGCTGGATGGCAGCTTTCCGCCTCTTCAAG TATGGCATGCAGCTCTACCGCAACTACCAGCAAGCGCAAGCACGGCTGAGCCAGCCCCCCTGGATTGGCCCCACACCTCTG CGAAGCGTCTCGGACAACGCGCTGGTGGCCATGGACTTCTCGGGGTGCACGGGACGGGTGATCGAGAACCCCAGCGAGGTGCTGACGGTGGCACTGGAGGAGGCACAGGCCTGGAGG AAGAAGACGACGCACCGGTacagcctgccagcagcctgccagagCTCCCCGCTCAGCGCCG CCATCCACCGCACCCAGCCCTGGTTCCACGGGCGCATCTCCCGGGAGGACACCCAGCAGCTCATCGGCCGTCAGGGCTTGGTGGATGG CGTCTTCCTGGTGCGGGAGAGCCAGCGCAACCCCAAGGGCTTCGtcctgtccctgtgccaccTGCAGAGGGTCAAACACTATCTCATCCTGCCG AGCGAGGAGGAGGGTCGGCTCTACTTCACCATGGACGATGGGCAGACCCGCTTCGCCGACCTCATCCAGCTCGTGGAGTTTCACCAGATCAACCGCGGCATCCTGCCGTGCAAGCTGCGGCACTACTGCACCTGCGTGGCTCTCTGA
- the MIEN1 gene encoding migration and invasion enhancer 1 has translation MSGGAEAAAAAGEGAGAGAERRVRIVVEYCEPCGFEPTYQELASAVKEEYPDIEIESRLGGTGAFEIEINGQLVFSKLENGGFPYEKDLIEAIRRARNGEPLEKITNSRPPCVIL, from the exons atgagcggcggggccgaggcggcggcagcagccggggaaggggccggggctggggccgagCGGCGGGTCCGCATCGTGGTGGAGTACTG CGAGCCCTGCGGCTTCGAGCCCACGTACCAGGAGCTGGCGAGCGCCGTCAAGGAGGAGTACCCCGACATCGAGATTGAgtccaggctggggggcacag GTGCCTTTGAGATTGAGATCAACGGGCAGCTGGTCTTCTCCAAGCTGGAGAACGGAGGCTTTCCCTACGAAAAGGAC CTGATTGAAGCGATTCGCAGAGCGAGGAATGGGGAACCACTGGAGAAAATCACCAACAGCCGCCCCCCCTGCGTCATCCTGTAG
- the ERBB2 gene encoding receptor tyrosine-protein kinase erbB-2, with translation MIPAGGCLCAGLLLAALRPAASEVCTGTDMKLLRPSSPESHYETLRHLYQGCQVVQGNLELTYLPPDADTAFLKDIKEVQGYVLIAENQVSGLELQSLRIIRGTQLFQERYALAVMGNAGPAGTPGLRQLGMRHLTEILKGGVRIERNPQLCFQETILWSDIFHRHNELRGETWVETTRSRSCPDCRALCAEGHCWGEGPQDCQTLTNSICHGCPRCKGTKPTDCCHEQCAAGCTGPKHSDCLACLNFNRSGICELHCPPLVIYNSDTFESVPNRDGRYTFGASCVSQCPYNYLATEVGSCTLVCPQNSQEVTVNNVQKCEKCSKPCPEVCYGLGVDFLKGVRAVNASNIQHFAGCTKIFGSLAFLPETFAGDPSTNTPPLDPKLLRIFESLEELTGFLYIAAWPPSLQDLGVFQNLRVIRGRVLHNGAYSLTLRDLAVRALGLRALQEISSGMVLVHHNPQLCFLQKVPWDSIFRNPRQRLFQTHNKPPEQCESEGLVCFHLCAHGHCWGPGPTQCVACERFLRGQECVASCNLLDGAVREHANGTRCLPCHPECQPQNGTETCFGSEADQCVACAHYKDAQQCVRRCPSGVKADASFVPVWKYPDEDGVCQLCPTNCTHSCTIRDEDGCPMDQKPSQVTSIIAGVVGALLVVVLLLITVICVKRRRQQERKHTMRRLLQETELVEPLTPSGALPNQAQMRILKETELKKVKVLGSGAFGTVYKGIWIPDGESVKIPVAIKVLRENTSPKANKEILDEAYVMAGVGSPYVSRLLGICLTSTVQLVTQLMPYGCLLDYVRENKDRIGSQDLLNWCVQIAKGMSYLEEVRLVHRDLAARNVLVKSPNHVKITDFGLARLLDIDETEYHADGGKVPIKWMALESILRRRFTHQSDVWSYGVTVWELMTFGAKPYDGIPAREIPDLLEKGERLPQPPICTIDVYMIMVKCWMIDSECRPKFRELVTEFSRMARDPQRFVVIQNDMAGLPGSIDSTFYRALLEEEDMDDLVDAEEYLVPHHGFFSAETSTTYRSRISSMRSTAETPVDAEEGEGLAPFPFPPQGLVEGPEGPVPEVLEGDAGAKAAAQSALVQEPGALPRYSEDPTGLAAEESEGLDAEGFTAPAPCTTMPEYVNQAGEQRSPPRHPRAPPSPPDKPKGHQGKNGLIKEAKHPFPGPFGHAVENPEYLAPPGPPVPSTFSQAFDNPYYWNQDPPKAGGPEGGPGTTPTAENPEYLGLAGPDDAAV, from the exons ATGATcccggccgggggctgcctCTGCGCCGGGCTGCTGCTCGCCGccctccgccccgccgcctccgaAG TCTGCACCGGCACCGACATGAAGCTGCTGCGTCCCTCCAGCCCCGAGAGCCACTACGAGACCCTGCGGCACCTCTACCAGGGCTGCCAGGTGGTGCAGGGCAACCTGGAGCTCACCTACCTGCCCCCCGATGCCGACACCGCCTTCCTCAAG GACATCAAGGAGGTGCAGGGCTACGTGCTGATCGCGGAGAACCAAGTGAGcgggctggagctgcagagcctgCGCATCATCCGAGGGACGCAGCTCTTCCAGGAGCGTTATGCCCTGGCTGTGATGGGCAACGCCGGCCCTGCCGGCACGCCGGGGCTGCGCCAGCTCGGCATGCGGCACCTCACAG AGATCCTGAAGGGAGGGGTGCGCATTGAGAGGaacccccagctctgcttccagGAGACCATCCTGTGGTCTGACATTTTCCACCGACACAACGAGCTCCGTGGCGAGACCTGGGTGGAAACCACCCGCAGCCGCAGCT GTCCTGACTGCCGGGCGTTGTGTGCTGAGGGGCACTGCTGGGGCGAGGGGCCACAGGACTGCCAGACAC TGACCAACAGCATCTGCCACGGCTGCCCACGCTGCAAGGGCACGAAGCCGACGGACTGCTGCCACGAGCAGTGCGCTGCCGGCTGCACTGGCCCCAAGCACTCCGACTGCCTG gcatgCCTGAACTTCAACCGGAGTGGGATCTGTGAGCTGCACTGTCCCCCCCTCGTCATCTACAACTCAGACACCTTCGAGTCGGTGCCCAACCGCGACGGGCGCTACACCTTTGGTGCCAGCTGCGTCAGCCAGTGTCCCT ATAACTACCTCGCCACGGAGGTGGGGTCCTGCACCCTTGTGTGCCCCCAGAACAGCCAGGAGGTCACCGTCAACAACGTCCAGAAGTGTGAGAAGTGCAGCAAGCCCTGCCCGGAGG tgTGCTACGGGCTGGGAGTGGATTTTCTCAAGGGCGTCCGTGCTGTGAACGCCTCCAACATCCAGCACTTCGCCGGCTGCACCAAGATCTTCGGCAGCCTGGCCTTCCTGCCCGAGACCTTCGCCGG AGACCCCAGCACCAACACGCCGCCCCTGGACCCCAAACTGCTGCGGATCTTTGAGAGCCTGGAAGAGCTGACGG GCTTCCTCTACATCGCTGCTTGGCCACCCAGCTTGCAGGACCTGGGCGTCTTCCAAAACTTGCGGGTCATCCGGGGCCGCGTGCTGCACAA CGGCGCCTACTCACTGACGCTGCGGGACCTGGCGGTGCGGGCGCTGGGGCTCCGTGCCCTGCAGGAGATCAGCAGCGGGATGGTGCTCGTCCACCACaacccccagctctgcttcctccagaaGGTGCCCTGGGACAGCATCTTCCGCAACCCCCGCCAGCGCCTCTTCCAGACCCACAACAAGCCCCCCGAGCAGTGCG AGAGCGAGGGGCTGGTCTGCTTCCACCTCTGCGCCCACGGGCACTGCTGGGGCCCCGGCCCGACCCAGTGTGTCGCCTGCGAGCGGTTCCTGCGCGGCCAGGAGTGCGTCGCCTCCTGCAACCTCCTGGACGG AGCCGTCCGGGAGCACGCCAACGGGACGCGTTGCCTGCCGTGCCACCCCGAGTGCCAGCCCCAGAACGGCACCGAGACCTGCTTCGGCTCG GAGGCAGACCAGTGCGTGGCGTGCGCCCACTACAAGGATGCGCAGCAGTGCGTGCGGCGGTGCCCCAGCGGTGTGAAGGCGGACGCCTCCTTCGTGCCCGTCTGGAAGTACCCGGATGAAGATGGtgtctgccagctctgccccaccaACTGCACCCACTC GTGCACGATCCGGGATGAGGACGGCTGTCCCATGGACCAGAAGCCAAG CCAGGTGACATCCATCATCGCCGGCGTGGTGGGGGCTCTGCTGGTTGTGGTCCTCCTGCTCATCACCGTCATCTGCGTCAAGCGCCGGCGGCAGCAGGAGCGGAAACACACCATGCGGCGCCTGCTGCAGGAGACCGAG CTGGTGGAGCCGCTGACGCCCAGCGGAGCCCTCCCCAACCAGGCTCAGATGCGGATCCTCAAGGAGACGGAGCTCAAGAAAGTGAAAGTGTTGGGCTCCGGTGCTTTCGGCACTGTCTACaag GGCATCTGGATCCCCGACGGGGAGAGCGTGAAGATCCCGGTGGCCATCAAGGTCTTGCGGGAGAACACGTCGCCCAAAGCCAACAAGGAGATCCTGGAC GAGGCCTACGTGATGGCGGGGGTGGGCAGCCCCTACGTGTCCCGGCTGCTGGGCATCTGCCTGACCTCCACGGTGCAGCTGGTGACGCAGCTGATGCCCTACGGCTGCCTCCTGGACTACGTGCGGGAGAACAAGGACCGCATCGGCTCCCAGGACCTGCTCAACTGGTGCGTGCAGATCGCCAAG GGGATGAGTTACCTGGAGGAGGTGCGGCTGGTGCACCGGGATCTGGCCGCTCGCAACGTCCTGGTCAAGAGCCCCAACCACGTCAAGATCACCGACTTCGGGCTGGCCCGGCTGCTCGACATCGACGAGACCGAGTACCACGCTGATGGTGGCAAG GTCCCCATCAAGTGGATGGCGCTGGAGTCCATCCTGCGCCGGCGCTTCACGCACCAGAGCGATGTCTGGAGCTACG GTGTCACCGTGTGGGAGCTGATGACCTTCGGAGCGAAGCCCTACGACGGGATCCCCGCTCGCGAGATCCCCGACCTGCTGGAGAAGGGCGAGAGGCTGCCGCAGCCGCCCATCTGCACCATCGACGTCTACATGATCATGGTGAAAT gctggatGATCGACTCCGAGTGCCGGCCCAAGTTTCGGGAGCTGGTCACCGAGTTCTCCCGCATGGCCCGGGACCCCCAGCGCTTCGTGGTCATTCAG AACGACATGGCGGGGCTGCCCGGCTCCATCGACAGCACCTTCTACCGCGCCCTGCTCGAGGAGGAGGACATGGATGATCTGGTGGACGCCGAGGAGTACCTGGTCCCTCACCACGGCTTCTTCAGCGCCGAGACCTCCACCACCTACCGCAGCCGCATCTCCTCCATGCGG AGCACGGCGGAGACCCCGGTGGACgcagaggagggggagggcttggcccccttccccttccccccccaggGCCTGGTGGAGGGGCCGGAGGGCCCAGTGCCGGAGGTGCTGGAGGGGGATGCCGGGGCCAAGGCGGCCGCGCAGAGCGCGTTGGTGCAGGAGCCCGGCGCCCTGCCGCGCTACAGCGAGGATCCCACCGGGCTGGCGGCTGAGGAGAGCGAGGGTCTGGATGCTGAGGGCTTCACCGCCCCGGCCCCCTGCACCACCATGCCAG AGTATGTGAATCAGGCCGGGGAGCAGCGGTCCCCACCCCGGCACCCCCGGGCACCCCCGTCCCCACCGGACAAGCCCAAGGGGCACCAGGGGAAGAACGGGCTCATCAAGGAAGCCAAGCACCCCTTCCCGGGGCCCTTCGGCCACGCCGTGGAGAACCCCGAGTACCTGGCACCCCCCGGCCCACCCGTCCCCAGCACCTTCAGCCAGGCCTTCGACAACCCCTACTACTGGAACCAGGACCCCCCCAAGGCTGGTGGCCCCGAGGGTGGCCCCGGCACGACGCCCACGGCTGAGAACCCCGAGTACCTCGGCCTGGCTGGCCCCGATGATGCGGCCGTATAG